In Toxoplasma gondii ME49 chromosome V, whole genome shotgun sequence, the DNA window GACCGCAAGAGGACTGCCGGTAGAGAGTAACTtgcttttcctgtttttttcagattTCTCACTGAACAAGACTGGGAGTTCAAGACACACAGCGAACatttttctgctcttctcgcgctaCACTTCCTCGAGCCCACTCGGCCCTATGAGAAATTGTTCCCTTCCCCCTTCCGCGAAGCCTGGCTCTCCCTCGCACCTCCTCCTGCACCGGCCACCAAAAAACAAGCGCCGTCTCGACGACtgcctgtttcctctccttcttcctcttcctcctcttcttcttcatcttcttcttcttcatcttcttcttcttcatcttcttcttcttcatcttcgtctgcctcttcgtctgcttcttcgtctgcctcttctgcttcggcgTCTGCGTTGAACCAAGGACGTCGTGAGAAAACCAAGGAGACGTGTGCTCCTCCAGCGccgtctcgcgcttcttctcgccatACGCCTCCAcctgcctcgtcttcaccttctctagcttctcctccgtcttcttctcctccgtcttcgtctcctccgtcttcgtctcctccgtcttcgtctcctccgtcttcttctctctcgtctgcttcttcttctgcgccgaCCTTCTCTATTAGCAGCGCTCGTCAGTTCGCCTCAGAGTATCACCGAAAGCAAGAAGCGAATGCGTTGCGCGTTGCTCGagcgcagaaagagaagaagcgtgaGCTggcacagaagcagaaacagagtCAAGACCCCACAGTGTTCATGGCCTCTGCAGTTCGAGGTGCCGTCAGATCTGTTCTCCTCAagtctctccgtcgcctcgcctccgtttctcctcttgcttcgctttcttcttcttcttctctgtcttccgctGCTGCGACTTGCGCGGCTGGTTCGTCGCCGGTCTTTCCGCCGGCCTGGCACAGCCGCGAATGGCGAGAGCagtgcgtctctctctttcagtCTCCGGGAGAACCTCTCTCGGCTGTCAAGCTCTCTGGCGAGCTTCCAACTGCTTTGTTCAGGACCCTCACGACGCAGGGATTCTCAGAGGCTCGAGCACGCGTCGCGCTGGAggcgcttgcatgcgcgttgacacagacacaaacttccagacagagggagggagggaaaagagacCCGCAGCTTTTCGGCGAGGCGCTCCAGTCTCTCGTGGACTTCATTTGCCTCAACGAAGAATGCGAAGAGGCGCTGCCGCGCGCGTTCGACCCTCGAGGCAAGCAAATCGAGGTCCACGTTTTCTCGAAGGAtccaggaagagacgaaaatgaagaagatgaagcaagcgaagaagaagaccatGGAGAAGATGAGAGCGATGccgctgagagagaagactggCTACGCCAGAGACAGATGGCTGCGAACGGCTTTGCAGAAGGCGATGCAGAGGCTTTTCAGAAGCAACGAGGGGGGACAGGCAGGACCAGAAGCTCTCAGAGAAGGCAGATGCTGGAGAATTGGGATGTTCCGtttttcgcgcttctctcacCGAGTGtggacgacgaggaggcgcATGCAATGGAGCCGAACATAGAAGAAACACCGGAGAGGCAGCTCGACGAAGCTCTCGAACGCTTGGAGGCTCTGCGGcaggtttttctctcgctcttgccTCGTGTCTCAAAGTCCGCGACTGGCGCCGCTGCTGCACCACAGAAGAGTTGCTCtgccgaggagacaaaagcgaCAAAGCCGACACCCATGAAGAACCTGGGAGATCCTCCCGAGGTTCCTGAGAGctgggaagaagacgagctgTTCACGCAAGAGGTCGGAGCCTTGGAGCAGGGGCTCGAAGATTCAGACTCCAGAGAAGCAGTCGAagtctctgcgtttcatgCTTTCTGCGCAAGTGCGAATCTGTTCGGACCTGCCTCGGCTCTGTTGGCAgacgtcgagaagaaagcatctggaagagaacaaggagatgCGGTCTCTCGACTCTTCCTCAGCGCCACAGAGACCTGGCtaggagggagacagaaggcaacGCAGCTGCACGCGACGGAGGCGGAGGCcgagcagagcgagagggatGCGCGCGACTTTCTCCGACGGCTGAACGACTTGGTTGGCGGAACGCAAACGACAAGGATGCGCGTGGAAGAGGTGCGAGAGGttatatatgcatcttcGCGCATGCGCTTTTTTTGATGCCCGTTTTGCTgattcgcgtttctcgctggcttccttctctcacgcctgcctttcttccaccgtcttctgtctctctcgcgaggcACGAGAACGACTACAGGCAGAGCAGCCGATCTAGCAATTCtgtcctgcatgcgcatgtggAGCGCTTCATATGCAGAAGAGGGACATATGTGTGGCTGTGTTTGTGCGTATCATGGGAGAGACATGTAACGGATCGTAGACactgctgcgtctctgtttAGGATATACATTGCTGAATGATTGGGCCTCTGTACCGAGACAACCTCTTCGTGGAATGCGAGAATTGCGATACAACTTCTAGAGCTGGTCTTTGCGTTTTCACTGCCGGCTgctttgtacggaggatGTCGTCGCTGCTCGGGAACCTATTTCTTGGGTTTCAGAAGTCGTTTTCGCAAGAacatgtttgtgtgtttttaGCTGCTGAatgcggagaaggaagcaatTGACAGTCTGTTTCCAGAGGCGTCTTATCGGATTCTTCCTGCGGCTTCGCTTCCGGGGGTGTATGTATCCTTCCTCGTCGAGAACATTTCGACCGAgccttttgcttctctctttccttccctcatTTTGCCACCCTTTCTTCAAGGAAAACTCTTCGTTTATTCCCCTCCAGACGAAGGCCTTTacccccttcttcctccccttgTCTGGGTTCACCTGTCcccctcttctgtgtctccttgtctcggtttcctgtctttctttctgtctctcgcggctTCGCGTTTTGCCGTCACGCGTTTGCTgctctcgccgctctcgtcgctctttccgAGCGCTTCATGtgcagttctctctcctgtccatcgtctcctctgtcctgCGGGacctccgccttcttctctacCTGACGAGAGCGCGCTGCTCGAGGCGCTGGACGATGTGACTTTACACGCGTCGCTTTTAGACAtctccgccttcctccaATCGCCTTCTCAGCTCGGCGACAGTCTGCAGGAAATCGAGGAACTCGTCCGTTCTTCTCAGACAAGCGAAGCGACCAGCGCCGAAagctgcggagaagaaggatcacacgcgagagaacaagagggaaaccaagaaggagaagaagcgagagaacagaggaagaggcgtcTTTTGCGGCGGTGGTGCTCCTGGCTTGGTCTCTACGAAGCGAGGGCCGCGGACGAGAAGCGTCGAGTTGCGGGCATggcgaagagaggcagagatgGGCAGGCAAGCGTCGGCGACCGCAAGCGCGACGCAGgtgaaagagggagagaagcagcgaaagccgcctcgccgccactctcgagggaagagcgagggagaagccggcaggaagagaagaacgagaaaggaacaaagagagaagagagaggagaagagaaaagaagcttcACTGTCGACGCCCGAGAGGACCCAGAGGGGGCTCAAGGCCGGGGAAAAAACAGCGACTCCGgacgaggcgagaagaggcacgaaGAGGCAGGCGTTCCGCGCGTGTATCCCCTGTCCCCCGATTTGTGCAAACAAATCCTCGATGGCAAGCGCATAGAACGAGGCAAAGCCGAAGCCTGCGTTCTTCCCATTCGCTCCCAGGAAGACGCTCTACACCAGTTCATGACAGATCCGAGTCGACGCGTCCTCGTGCTGCAAGGAGAAACGGGGTCGGGCGCGACGaaaaacggaggagacagaaagacagagacggcggaaaaaagagcaaaaaagaaaaatgagaaaagggggaaaacGCCAAAAGGAGCaaaacgaaacgaagagacaaacgagaaaaaaagggaaaaagcgaagaagggcaACGCAAAAGAAGGGAACGAAGacggcagacgaagacgaacggCGAAGACGTTTTGTCGTTTTTTGCGTCAGAGTATTTATTTTAGCTCAAGActgacgcgagaagagagcagattcgagaagaagagagaaaaacagggagggcgaaacagggagagaaaaagaacaaaacgtagcagaaaggaagaaaccgaTCTTGTTTTCGCATCACACGGAGAACTATATTGATGCAAATCTTTTTATACTCACGCATATGGAGTGTCGTAGACATACATTTTTAGACGTAATGGTGCACGTGGAcgtgcatatacatacatatatacatatatatatatatatatacatatatatacatatatatacatatatatatatatatgtatatacatttatatatttatttgcATACGTTTCTGGCTGCATGTTTTTGTGCGGATGTGATTTTTCTCCTCAGTTCAGGAAAGACGACGCAAGTCCCGCGGATCCTCCTCGAATCTGCTGCGGAGGCTGTCCTCGCTCAAGATCCTTCTGccccttcttcgttttcgcggAACTGTTTTATTTTGTGCAGTCAGCCGCGCCGTCTGGCCGCACTGTCTGTCGCGTCGCGGGTGTCTGAGGAGATGGGGGCGCCTCTGGGGGACTTGGTCGGCTATCAAATTCGTTTGGAGGCGAAGATCTCTCGCCGGacgcgccttctcttttgtACTCACGGAGTTGTGCTCAGAAAATTCCTCAGCGATCGGTGAGTTCGAAACTGACAAAACCTGAGATACCATGGCAAACATCCACCTGCAGACTGGGCTGGAAAAACACACCGGCGACGCTCTCTGTGCTCCTGTGATCCAGTTCTACTACATATGCAAAACGTAGctggacatatatatatatatatatatgtatatatatgtatatgtatatatatatatatagactGACACACgttctatatatatatatatacatatctgggcagctttctgcgtttctttaTTGAAGGTTCTTCGTCAACGAAACTTTTCACACGTTTAAGCGCGCGTTTGTGTTTGCATGTGAGTTACACATTTCTGTGAACGGAGACTTTATTAAGGCatgttcgttttttcgcttcccccCACTTgctcccctctcttttcaCTGTTTGTTGCGCCTGCCCCCTGGCGCGTTCTTGGATTTCCTCAGAAATTTGACGGATGTCACCGTTGTTGTTGTTGACGAAGTTCACGAACGAGCAACGGAAGTCGAccttcttttgcttcttctctcgagggCTCTTGTCGTCAATCGAAAGGTACTTGCGGCAGACAGAAGTCGTTTTCTTACCACCTGACTTTCGCTGTACCGCACCGCGTTGTcaccgttctgtctccttttcttcttctcctttcctggcTGCCTGCCCCGGACAGATGCGAGAACGAGGCTTTTcagttcttcctcctccgaCTAGTGTGTATGCCGGGTCGGTGCCTCGCCTCCACAAAAACATCTCTCCCTTTTGCGCCTTTCTACGCTCTGAACCACAACGACCTTTGCTGTGTCTTTCGAGTTTTCCATGCTCTCCTTGAACGGGCAGAAAAGGTTTTCTGCGATTCTCGCTGCGGcgcgttctccctctctctgtcctcgcaTCCACTGCATACGTTCGTCTTTCTaactgcttcttcttcctcgtctcgtATTTCCTGTTTCGGCCGTGCGTTGCTTGCTGCTCGcgcctctcgttcctcctcgGTGCGGCGCGGAGGTGTGGCGAGCTGTGTTTTCGCGGGAGGTTCCTCGGCAACTTCAAAGCGCGAGGAAACATTCCTTCCAACACTTCTCAATTTGGATGTGCGTCCACGCGTCTTCTGTCGATAACAGATGCTCTAACTGTCGATCAGCGACGCCTACCGCCATGACACACTATTGCGAGGAAAGACTTTGTCACCTGCGTATGCATATTCCTGGAAGAGCGCCAACGGGCGCGTGCGTCGCTTGtcgctcgctctcttcgtATTTCGCACTTGAACGTCCGTCTTTTTTGCAGCTGAAAGTCGTCCTCATGAGCGCCAGCTTATCGCTCgagttcttcgcctcctACTTCCGgcgccttcccttctccgCCCTCTCCCCGCCCAGCCATCAACGTCACTCCGcgcgttcgccttctgctctcgcgtCGTCCACTGCAAGTGTGGTGACGCTGTACGTTCCTGGTCGCGCGTACCCAGTGTCGGTGTTTTACGCGGAAGACGTATGTCGTTTTCTGGAGCAAGAAGGGGAGGGCGAGTCGCTGGGGTCCGCCTGTGTCGCGTTTCGTCCTGCTGCTCTTGGCGCGGGACCTGGAGGAGCTGCTGCTTTGAGCGCAGGCTTCTCCTCCGAGGAGACTGGCGAGAgagccttcgtctcctccttctcctcctccgtcgcCGTCGCGCCGCTCCCGGACATCATTCGCGCGATCTGCTCGCTGATTTGCTTCCTCCACCACACTCGCCCCTTGCGAGCATCGGACATCGAGCGCGGAGCTCCGGTCACGCGAacgaaacgcgaagagaagTCGCAGGGCGGCGGAGCgatcct includes these proteins:
- a CDS encoding DEAD/DEAH box helicase domain-containing protein (encoded by transcript TGME49_284050), with product MAKPSKASSKEGGGSAEAAKEANKKGKKSEKETDPKKTDGKNAPPTTKNDKKGKKKGEPDPVPGGDKKTDTPQPLPPGHIELKPFQRTPKQLLHNYCQKHKLPKPRFEQKKANAPGRFRSECVMPHAKDASKTMRFLTEQDWEFKTHSEHFSALLALHFLEPTRPYEKLFPSPFREAWLSLAPPPAPATKKQAPSRRLPVSSPSSSSSSSSSSSSSSSSSSSSSSSSSSSASSSASSSASSASASALNQGRREKTKETCAPPAPSRASSRHTPPPASSSPSLASPPSSSPPSSSPPSSSPPSSSPPSSSLSSASSSAPTFSISSARQFASEYHRKQEANALRVARAQKEKKRELAQKQKQSQDPTVFMASAVRGAVRSVLLKSLRRLASVSPLASLSSSSSLSSAAATCAAGSSPVFPPAWHSREWREQCVSLFQSPGEPLSAVKLSGELPTALFRTLTTQGFSEARARVALEALACALTQTQTSRQREGGKRDPQLFGEALQSLVDFICLNEECEEALPRAFDPRGKQIEVHVFSKDPGRDENEEDEASEEEDHGEDESDAAEREDWLRQRQMAANGFAEGDAEAFQKQRGGTGRTRSSQRRQMLENWDVPFFALLSPSVDDEEAHAMEPNIEETPERQLDEALERLEALRQVFLSLLPRVSKSATGAAAAPQKSCSAEETKATKPTPMKNLGDPPEVPESWEEDELFTQEVGALEQGLEDSDSREAVEVSAFHAFCASANLFGPASALLADVEKKASGREQGDAVSRLFLSATETWLGGRQKATQLHATEAEAEQSERDARDFLRRLNDLVGGTQTTRMRVEELLNAEKEAIDSLFPEASYRILPAASLPGVYVSFLVENISTEPFASLFPSLILPPFLQGKLFVYSPPDEGLYPLLPPLVWVHLSPSSVSPCLGFLSFFLSLAASRFAVTRLLLSPLSSLFPSASCAVLSPVHRLLCPAGPPPSSLPDESALLEALDDVTLHASLLDISAFLQSPSQLGDSLQEIEELVRSSQTSEATSAESCGEEGSHAREQEGNQEGEEAREQRKRRLLRRWCSWLGLYEARAADEKRRVAGMAKRGRDGQASVGDRKRDAGERGREAAKAASPPLSREERGRSRQEEKNEKGTKREERGEEKRSFTVDAREDPEGAQGRGKNSDSGRGEKRHEEAGVPRVYPLSPDLCKQILDGKRIERGKAEACVLPIRSQEDALHQFMTDPSRRVLVLQGETGSGKTTQVPRILLESAAEAVLAQDPSAPSSFSRNCFILCSQPRRLAALSVASRVSEEMGAPLGDLVGYQIRLEAKISRRTRLLFCTHGVVLRKFLSDRNLTDVTVVVVDEVHERATEVDLLLLLLSRALVVNRKLKVVLMSASLSLEFFASYFRRLPFSALSPPSHQRHSARSPSALASSTASVVTLYVPGRAYPVSVFYAEDVCRFLEQEGEGESLGSACVAFRPAALGAGPGGAAALSAGFSSEETGERAFVSSFSSSVAVAPLPDIIRAICSLICFLHHTRPLRASDIERGAPVTRTKREEKSQGGGAILVFLSGVGEVNSACRACEDLKLPLWILPCHAALQPAQQQKVFHPAPRGLRKVVISTNIAETSITIPDVSYVIDSGLHKQMEYDSYRRLSRLQEQAISRSSAQQRAGRAGRVTAGECFRLYERRTFEKYMKECETPELQRQPLENVCLQLKAIFPQVPLQQILAECIEPPSQASIVSAIKNLECLGALQRSRSADECDGVRGKSREQVERRTHERERLTNLGRVLSLFPVDLAFARMLIYSAALSCLEEMTALCALLAVESSLYVSHLINPNALANRRKYFSKSQSDFITNLRIFFTWRLAQRKGRKAEDQFCQKFGVNPQSMRNAEELRKRFSRVVEDVGLRDLALDQEPSQGSEREASAAFDLAGGAAEDAYEDAIDKRICTTLLEQETLALSLQTEPSSAEDAPESRSLETKLRETKGSAEDRTSRSIVWRLKACIVAGLYPQVAVVRAPRKRFVHVASGTVEKPPEPWEIKYFTRVEEETEGGTPSSASEAQQNLLQRVFIHPSSINFGTNRLETQWVAFLEKVHSSKPFIKDVSTVSVFALLLLSCCEIEVMGEQGLLRLDGWIELRCPGLIGSFIRTLKSVFALLLDDFFARALTRDSLARSRSVGGRGEQPSRRTSKCILWILPRREEDHFALLQKRMDGPMEAQARGLSGESRAEELKEQPESFEGGDGGEGVEGATNTLYVSNLPTRMSVAEIRRIFEEVADVQDCRIVSNPVTRESRGFAFVSLRDASKLQAVIDRLDGNVFPGDSTRPLRIERAKRNQPHQPTPGYYKGPPGASVKYDKLGRLRPGFLPYYAVAPGSSREFPRTTRSFFSGENGRASVGRSPESLRCMQKSSAWMPPLYGFPPRESSYAACLPGPHDFFQPNPRDACRARRWSREDFLGFFDALPPYVDPRVAAYEDDRRGRDRARRPRSGSEEQWRERRDRGSRRMERDRDLYADRRGGGGAFYDLRVDEGPSRRGYGDCMPGHSPGFEGGGGRDRERRMRDKSRSRDRGGRRAKWRSVSSSPRRRYASRR